One Mycolicibacterium fortuitum subsp. fortuitum genomic window carries:
- a CDS encoding TetR/AcrR family transcriptional regulator translates to MEDQPAGSSRVARRRDRRKAEIVKTATRILTESGYQGMSLEEVAEQTDIAKATLYHYFSSKDALVAAALETLTQEVLQRLAAREEAVGDVGAREHLAALIDEQIRILTETAPEVAAVFSWPRGWPEVFDEPMKDMRRRHDAVFRRVVERGVAAGEFTCPDVNVALQCLHGVLNQSSVWIGPGIHDDNRTELRAAIVDRALCLFY, encoded by the coding sequence GTGGAGGATCAGCCCGCGGGTTCCAGCCGGGTGGCGCGACGCCGTGACCGGCGCAAGGCCGAGATCGTCAAGACCGCCACCCGAATCCTCACCGAGTCCGGCTACCAGGGCATGAGCCTCGAAGAGGTCGCCGAACAGACCGATATCGCCAAAGCTACGCTCTACCATTACTTCTCATCGAAAGATGCGCTCGTGGCCGCCGCGCTGGAGACGCTCACCCAGGAAGTCCTGCAGCGGCTGGCGGCCCGTGAAGAGGCGGTCGGCGACGTGGGCGCCCGAGAACATCTGGCGGCGTTGATCGATGAACAGATCCGCATACTCACCGAGACCGCACCCGAGGTGGCCGCCGTTTTTTCTTGGCCGCGGGGCTGGCCCGAGGTCTTCGACGAGCCGATGAAGGACATGCGCCGGCGTCACGACGCGGTGTTCCGCCGGGTGGTGGAACGGGGTGTGGCAGCGGGTGAGTTCACCTGTCCCGACGTCAATGTCGCATTGCAGTGCCTGCACGGTGTGCTCAACCAGTCGTCGGTCTGGATCGGGCCGGGGATACACGACGACAACCGCACCGAATTGCGCGCCGCGATCGTCGACCGTGCCCTGTGCCTGTTCTACTGA
- a CDS encoding SDR family NAD(P)-dependent oxidoreductase, with protein sequence MIDLTGAVACVTGGARGIGRATAVALVERGATVWIGDVDADEAARTAGEIGANATQLDVTDESSMAAFHRAASADGPVAMLVNNAGIQHMGPFVDQKLAAYHQEIAVNLTGVVNGMHEFLPGMLERNHGHIVNVASMAAKVTTPGMSVYCATKYAVAALSRAVRAEIAHTDVTVTTVMPTAVHTDLTAGVTLDLLPTRQPDQIGTVIADSARSPGREVTVPKWLSPFGLLEEATPEPVMQLLKRLATRNEPPGHFDPDRRRDYLNRINR encoded by the coding sequence ATGATCGACCTCACCGGAGCCGTCGCCTGCGTCACCGGGGGCGCCCGCGGCATCGGCCGCGCTACCGCGGTGGCGCTGGTCGAGCGGGGCGCAACGGTGTGGATCGGTGACGTCGACGCCGACGAGGCAGCCCGCACTGCCGGCGAGATCGGCGCCAACGCAACACAACTCGATGTCACTGACGAGTCAAGCATGGCGGCATTCCACCGGGCGGCATCTGCCGACGGACCCGTGGCGATGTTGGTGAACAACGCAGGCATCCAGCACATGGGCCCGTTCGTCGACCAGAAGCTCGCGGCATACCACCAAGAGATCGCGGTCAATCTGACTGGCGTCGTAAACGGCATGCACGAATTCCTTCCCGGCATGCTCGAGCGCAATCACGGCCACATCGTGAATGTCGCTTCGATGGCGGCCAAGGTGACCACGCCAGGGATGTCGGTGTACTGCGCGACGAAGTACGCGGTGGCGGCCTTGTCGCGGGCTGTTCGCGCCGAAATCGCCCACACCGATGTCACCGTCACTACCGTCATGCCCACGGCAGTCCACACCGACCTGACAGCAGGAGTCACACTCGATCTTCTCCCCACCCGCCAGCCCGACCAGATCGGAACCGTCATCGCCGACAGCGCACGAAGCCCCGGACGCGAAGTCACCGTCCCGAAATGGTTGTCGCCGTTCGGGTTGCTGGAGGAGGCCACGCCGGAGCCCGTGATGCAACTGCTCAAACGACTGGCCACCCGAAACGAGCCACCGGGCCATTTCGACCCAGACCGTCGCCGCGACTACCTGAATCGGATCAACCGATGA
- a CDS encoding cytochrome P450 has translation MKVNSGAPNVFEAGLPTLSYSLTATPHDVLEDVRLAQARAPIAIGPLGPEILSYELARDILRDNRFRLPPGITLAAQGITSGPLFDKMMSSLLGLDGAPHVRLRKLVSKAFTPRATSRLQATIHEVVNELVDGVMDAGRCDVVTDIARPYPTPIMCALLGAPREDWQLFADWTEEVFKALNFQPDVNFDESAIMRAWDELDTYVDGMVATRRDNLTDDLLSELIRAESDGDRLNLDELRMLVAGFLMAGTDTTRNQLAASVQVLCEHPDQWAKLRDHPELAMQAVEESMRHSPAACIVPRAAVEDVEFGGYLFPAGTFVLANTFAANRDPAVYTDADRFDIARKDVPAILTFGGGAHYCLGANLARRELAEALTVLTRRLKATHRAGRAPWKSLLGMTGPTTLPIEFTSERLVAADA, from the coding sequence ATGAAGGTGAACAGCGGCGCTCCGAACGTGTTCGAAGCCGGGCTACCCACGCTCAGTTACAGCCTCACTGCCACGCCGCACGACGTCCTCGAAGACGTCCGGCTGGCGCAAGCCCGCGCGCCTATTGCCATCGGGCCTCTCGGCCCGGAAATCCTGTCCTACGAGCTGGCTCGCGACATACTGCGCGACAACAGGTTCCGTCTCCCGCCCGGCATCACTCTGGCGGCGCAGGGCATTACGTCCGGCCCGTTGTTCGACAAGATGATGAGCAGCCTGCTGGGCCTCGACGGTGCACCACATGTCCGGTTGCGCAAACTGGTCTCCAAGGCATTCACCCCCCGAGCCACATCGCGTCTTCAAGCCACCATCCACGAGGTGGTCAACGAATTGGTCGACGGGGTGATGGACGCGGGGCGATGTGATGTCGTGACCGACATCGCCCGTCCCTATCCCACTCCGATCATGTGTGCCCTGCTCGGCGCCCCTCGCGAGGACTGGCAGCTGTTCGCCGACTGGACGGAGGAGGTCTTCAAAGCGCTCAACTTCCAGCCCGATGTCAACTTCGACGAGTCGGCGATCATGCGTGCGTGGGACGAGCTTGACACGTACGTCGACGGCATGGTCGCCACGCGCCGCGACAATCTGACCGATGATCTGCTGTCGGAGCTCATCCGTGCCGAAAGCGACGGTGATCGGCTCAATCTCGATGAACTCCGCATGCTGGTGGCCGGCTTCTTGATGGCGGGAACCGATACGACGCGTAACCAGTTGGCCGCCTCGGTTCAGGTGCTCTGCGAGCATCCGGATCAGTGGGCGAAGCTGCGCGACCATCCCGAACTCGCCATGCAGGCGGTCGAGGAGAGCATGCGGCACTCACCCGCGGCCTGCATCGTGCCGCGAGCCGCCGTCGAGGATGTCGAGTTCGGTGGCTATCTGTTCCCTGCGGGAACCTTCGTCCTTGCGAACACCTTTGCGGCCAATCGAGACCCAGCCGTCTATACCGATGCGGACCGCTTCGACATCGCGCGTAAGGATGTTCCGGCGATTCTGACTTTCGGTGGCGGCGCGCATTACTGCCTCGGAGCGAACCTTGCCCGCCGGGAACTGGCGGAAGCACTCACGGTCCTGACTCGCCGCCTCAAGGCCACGCATCGCGCCGGTCGAGCCCCGTGGAAATCCCTACTGGGAATGACCGGTCCGACGACTCTTCCGATCGAATTCACCAGTGAAAGGCTCGTGGCGGCGGATGCGTAG
- a CDS encoding TetR/AcrR family transcriptional regulator, which yields MRSRGWAGTTPASDDEAISRILTAVDEEIAEHGAGIRLADVARRLGVTRQTVYRYFPNADALLIASAMRAVNGFIDQLVDHVAGLKDPVTGVVESISFGIENLSGDPQLEKLLTRGDDGEAVVSLTSDTAIAFCLSVFHRLDVDWKLHGFDDDTLHELAEMTLRTVQSMLTDPGRFPRRGAALRRFVARWLGPAILYPRWEALPVHPLEH from the coding sequence ATGCGTAGTCGTGGCTGGGCGGGTACGACGCCCGCGTCGGATGACGAAGCCATCTCCCGCATCCTCACTGCGGTAGATGAAGAGATCGCCGAGCACGGAGCGGGGATACGCCTCGCCGACGTGGCCCGCAGACTCGGAGTCACCCGCCAGACGGTGTACCGCTACTTTCCCAATGCCGACGCGCTGCTCATCGCGAGCGCCATGCGTGCCGTCAACGGATTCATCGACCAGCTGGTAGATCACGTCGCCGGCCTGAAGGACCCGGTCACTGGGGTAGTCGAAAGCATTTCCTTCGGAATCGAGAACCTTTCCGGTGATCCGCAGCTGGAGAAGCTACTGACTAGGGGCGACGACGGCGAAGCGGTCGTGTCCCTGACTTCTGACACGGCAATCGCGTTCTGCTTGTCCGTTTTTCATCGCCTCGATGTCGATTGGAAGCTTCACGGATTCGACGACGACACTCTGCATGAACTTGCCGAGATGACTTTGCGCACAGTGCAATCCATGCTGACCGATCCCGGGCGCTTTCCACGCAGGGGAGCTGCGTTACGCCGATTCGTTGCTCGCTGGTTGGGCCCGGCAATCCTCTATCCGCGATGGGAGGCGCTGCCGGTCCACCCGCTCGAGCACTAA
- a CDS encoding cytochrome P450, which produces MMGDYGFPFLGHVLSSLADPLAFARDRYERYGPVSWAGGVGFRVVGLMGPEALETAWVNRDKVFSSTRGWAPVIGPFFHRGMMLLDFDEHRDHRRIMQQAFTRSALNGYLELMRPSIDRTLRNWPSAQGFPFYPSIKHLLLEQAAEVFVGTHLGPESDQLSADFHDTVRGGQALLRADVPGGVWAKGLRARARLERYFAEQVPDRQRGDGTDLFSMLCRSEDEDGARFTPADIVNHMIFLLMAAHDTTAIALSMLTYELGRNPQWQEALREEALGLPNDTPTVLDLDNYPLLDAAFKEILRMYAPAGALFRQTIRDTEILGHFVPRKTQVAINVYASMRLSDWWPDPDRFNPERFVNNSATRAAVSRYAFAPFGGGAHKCIGQQFADVTVKSTMHQMLRRFEWSVPKNYRLQLTWGTGPMPADDLPIDMRARAQR; this is translated from the coding sequence GTGATGGGTGACTATGGCTTTCCGTTCCTCGGCCACGTGCTGAGCTCGCTGGCCGATCCCCTCGCCTTCGCCCGAGACCGCTACGAGCGCTACGGGCCGGTGTCATGGGCCGGCGGAGTCGGCTTCCGCGTCGTCGGCCTCATGGGGCCCGAGGCCCTGGAAACCGCATGGGTCAACCGCGACAAGGTATTCTCCAGCACCCGCGGCTGGGCACCGGTCATCGGCCCGTTCTTTCACCGCGGGATGATGCTGCTGGACTTCGACGAACACCGCGACCACCGCCGCATCATGCAGCAGGCATTCACCCGTAGCGCGCTGAACGGCTATCTGGAGCTGATGCGCCCCAGCATCGACCGCACATTACGCAATTGGCCATCGGCACAGGGTTTTCCGTTCTATCCGTCGATCAAGCACCTGCTGCTCGAGCAGGCGGCCGAGGTGTTTGTGGGCACGCACCTCGGTCCTGAATCCGATCAGCTGTCGGCAGATTTCCACGACACCGTAAGGGGCGGGCAGGCCCTGCTGCGGGCAGATGTACCCGGCGGGGTCTGGGCCAAGGGGCTGCGAGCACGCGCGCGGCTAGAACGGTACTTCGCCGAGCAGGTGCCCGATCGTCAGCGCGGCGACGGCACCGACCTGTTCTCGATGTTGTGCCGCAGTGAGGACGAAGACGGCGCCCGATTCACCCCCGCCGACATCGTCAACCACATGATCTTCCTGCTGATGGCGGCCCATGACACCACCGCGATCGCGCTGTCCATGCTCACCTACGAGCTGGGCCGCAATCCGCAGTGGCAGGAGGCGCTGCGCGAGGAAGCGCTCGGTCTACCCAACGACACCCCCACGGTCCTTGACCTGGACAACTACCCGTTGCTGGACGCCGCGTTCAAAGAGATCCTGCGGATGTACGCGCCGGCGGGTGCGCTGTTCCGCCAAACCATCCGCGACACCGAGATCCTGGGGCACTTCGTCCCTCGCAAGACCCAGGTGGCCATCAATGTCTATGCCTCCATGCGCCTTTCGGACTGGTGGCCCGATCCTGACAGGTTCAATCCCGAGCGGTTCGTGAACAACTCCGCAACCCGCGCCGCGGTGAGCCGTTATGCGTTCGCCCCCTTCGGCGGCGGGGCGCACAAGTGCATCGGTCAGCAGTTCGCGGACGTGACAGTCAAGAGCACCATGCATCAGATGCTGCGGCGTTTCGAGTGGAGCGTGCCGAAGAACTACCGCCTGCAGCTGACCTGGGGAACCGGGCCAATGCCCGCCGATGACCTACCGATCGACATGCGGGCGCGGGCCCAGCGTTAG
- the sepX gene encoding divisome protein SepX/GlpR translates to MPSIPQSLLWISLVVLWLFVLVPMLISKRDSVRRTSDVALATRVLNSGRNAQRLRRGPAAGHHSDPHWQYTPDHLDEKLDEDFEEDEAPAEVRVHATVQRTVVVAAVSVETPEPDYLDVDVVDEDSGALPVGAMAEAAEAQPEEVGEPELELEFETQPEAEAEPEPVAVEEPVEEPVEEFEAAESEAQTERIAVDLDESENREAVQEAEDPDELADDEYEYVDDSSGLEPEAEDQPVEEDQAETPVASLHATRQRRVESKKAAEISARKFQFRKRVLAVLAATLLFSAGAAFLVTPSAWWVCGGAATLTVLYLAYLRRQTRIEEQLRRRRAQRMARSRLGVENTDDHKLDVVPARLRRPGAVVLDIDDEDPIFEHLAYASYSAMSREYDLPRAAGQ, encoded by the coding sequence ATGCCAAGCATCCCCCAGTCACTGCTGTGGATTTCCCTCGTCGTTCTCTGGCTTTTCGTTTTGGTCCCGATGTTGATCAGCAAGCGCGACTCGGTGCGTCGAACCAGTGACGTCGCCCTGGCGACACGAGTGCTCAACAGTGGCCGCAACGCGCAACGCTTACGGCGCGGCCCGGCCGCAGGGCACCACAGCGATCCGCACTGGCAATACACACCCGACCACCTCGACGAGAAGCTCGATGAAGACTTCGAGGAGGACGAGGCGCCTGCCGAAGTGCGGGTCCACGCCACCGTGCAGCGCACCGTCGTGGTGGCCGCGGTGAGCGTCGAGACACCCGAACCCGACTATCTCGATGTCGATGTCGTCGACGAGGATTCCGGCGCCCTGCCGGTCGGTGCGATGGCCGAAGCGGCTGAGGCGCAGCCGGAAGAAGTTGGCGAGCCCGAACTCGAATTGGAATTCGAGACGCAGCCCGAGGCGGAAGCCGAGCCGGAGCCCGTCGCGGTCGAGGAACCGGTCGAGGAGCCCGTCGAAGAATTCGAGGCTGCCGAGTCGGAGGCCCAAACCGAGCGGATCGCAGTGGATCTCGACGAGTCCGAGAATCGAGAGGCTGTCCAGGAGGCCGAGGATCCGGACGAACTCGCCGACGACGAGTACGAGTACGTCGACGACTCCTCGGGTCTGGAACCCGAGGCCGAGGATCAGCCGGTCGAGGAAGACCAGGCTGAGACGCCCGTTGCGTCCTTGCACGCGACCCGGCAGCGCAGGGTCGAATCCAAGAAGGCTGCGGAGATCAGCGCCCGCAAGTTCCAGTTCCGCAAGCGTGTGCTCGCGGTGTTGGCCGCCACGTTGTTGTTCTCTGCGGGCGCCGCCTTCCTGGTCACGCCGTCGGCCTGGTGGGTGTGCGGCGGTGCCGCCACGCTGACCGTGCTGTACCTGGCCTACCTGCGCCGTCAAACGCGCATCGAGGAGCAGCTGCGGCGTCGGCGTGCACAGCGCATGGCCCGGTCCCGGCTCGGCGTGGAGAACACCGACGACCACAAGCTCGATGTCGTCCCCGCACGGCTCCGTCGCCCCGGCGCGGTCGTCCTCGACATCGACGACGAGGATCCCATCTTCGAACATCTGGCCTACGCGTCGTATTCGGCGATGTCCCGCGAATACGATCTACCACGCGCTGCCGGGCAGTAG
- a CDS encoding enoyl-CoA hydratase/isomerase family protein yields MDFSDYQQLTLTRRDNGVLLITLNRPEKYNAADEGMHTELANIWKDVAADPQTRVAVITGAGKAFSAGGDLAMVERMAGDYDRVSHMLGEMSDLVYNMINCDKPIVSAINGVAVGAGAVAALLADVAIIAEDARIGDGHVKLGVAAGDHAAIIWPLLAGTAKAKYYLMTGEMIDGIEAERIGMVAKALPREEVLDEALRIADNLASGAQQAIRLTKRALNNWLRNAGPIFDQSAAYEMLTFLGPDVVEGYTALREKRSPRFPSAQ; encoded by the coding sequence ATGGATTTCTCTGATTACCAGCAGCTGACGCTGACCCGCCGGGACAACGGCGTCCTGTTGATCACGCTGAACCGGCCCGAGAAGTACAACGCCGCCGACGAAGGCATGCACACAGAGCTGGCCAACATCTGGAAGGACGTGGCCGCGGACCCACAGACCCGGGTCGCGGTGATCACCGGCGCAGGCAAGGCCTTCAGCGCCGGTGGCGACCTGGCCATGGTTGAGCGCATGGCCGGAGACTACGACCGGGTCTCCCACATGCTCGGCGAAATGAGCGACCTGGTCTACAACATGATCAACTGCGACAAGCCGATCGTGTCCGCCATCAACGGCGTCGCCGTCGGTGCCGGCGCGGTGGCCGCCTTGCTCGCCGACGTCGCGATCATCGCCGAGGACGCCCGGATCGGCGACGGCCACGTCAAACTCGGGGTCGCCGCGGGCGACCATGCCGCGATCATCTGGCCGCTGCTGGCCGGGACCGCGAAGGCGAAGTACTACCTGATGACCGGCGAGATGATCGACGGAATCGAAGCGGAGCGGATCGGCATGGTCGCCAAAGCGCTTCCGCGCGAGGAGGTTCTGGATGAGGCCCTGCGGATCGCCGACAACCTGGCCTCCGGCGCCCAGCAGGCGATCCGGCTGACCAAACGCGCGCTCAACAACTGGTTGCGCAACGCGGGACCGATCTTCGACCAGTCCGCTGCTTACGAGATGCTGACCTTCCTCGGCCCCGATGTCGTGGAGGGCTACACGGCGCTGCGCGAAAAGCGTTCGCCCCGTTTCCCTTCTGCTCAGTAG
- a CDS encoding TetR/AcrR family transcriptional regulator: MSGTEPCQNVGVVSTANRVYGGQSADARRRQRRERLVDAAMDVMTRNEWRSATVEKLCTAANLNKRYFYESFTDLDGLAAAVVDDIADGVRSATVAAADAAAQEPLEVQAMASVAAAVRALVDDPRRARVLLGGVAALPELDAHRTTVMHRLTDVLIDHGRSVHGVELEKDPLAKVAPAFIVGGTADAILEFVNGGVDLSLDDFIAQLATLWLITGNGAAQVARARIPRA, from the coding sequence ATGTCTGGTACGGAACCGTGCCAGAATGTCGGGGTGGTGTCAACGGCCAATCGCGTTTACGGGGGCCAATCTGCCGATGCTCGGCGTCGGCAACGGCGTGAGCGTCTCGTGGATGCCGCCATGGACGTGATGACACGCAACGAATGGCGAAGTGCGACTGTAGAGAAGCTCTGTACGGCAGCCAATCTCAACAAGCGCTACTTCTACGAGAGCTTCACCGATCTCGATGGCCTGGCCGCCGCCGTCGTCGATGACATAGCCGACGGAGTACGCAGTGCGACGGTGGCGGCAGCGGACGCTGCCGCGCAGGAGCCCCTGGAAGTCCAGGCCATGGCGAGTGTGGCGGCCGCCGTGCGGGCACTCGTCGACGACCCCCGTCGCGCACGGGTCCTGCTTGGGGGTGTTGCCGCTCTACCTGAGCTCGATGCTCATCGCACCACCGTCATGCACCGGCTGACCGATGTCCTGATCGACCATGGGCGCAGCGTGCACGGCGTCGAGTTGGAGAAGGATCCATTGGCCAAGGTGGCGCCGGCGTTCATCGTCGGCGGCACGGCCGACGCCATCCTCGAATTCGTCAACGGGGGAGTCGATCTGTCCCTCGACGATTTCATCGCCCAACTCGCCACCCTCTGGTTGATCACCGGCAATGGTGCGGCACAGGTGGCGCGGGCCCGGATTCCTCGGGCATAG